Proteins encoded by one window of Salvia splendens isolate huo1 chromosome 5, SspV2, whole genome shotgun sequence:
- the LOC121802692 gene encoding gibberellin 2-beta-dioxygenase 8-like isoform X1, producing MVASENDSKHANQTSVFGFKAMRMHESADPPFETTYKRLLEKVMAAPEVSGVAECELPMIDLNELKMGELSKRECKKKMAQASQEWGFFQVVNHGICKDVLEKMREEQVKLFAKPFSDKAAYKGSYRWGTPSATCLAQLSWSEAFHVSVSDLLSSLNFHPNLSSIMRQYARMVSELSQKLVEILASELGQKSDFFKEKCVESTCYLRLNRYPACPISPDMFGIMAHTDSDFITVLHQDQIGGLQLVKDGSWFAVKPNPQALVINIGDLFQAWSNNVYKSVEHRVVANPVYERFSTAYFFCPSYDTVIASGVEPCVYKSFTFVEYRKQVQQDVKFFGHKIGLPRFLLQTH from the exons ATGGTGGCCTCTGAGAATGACTCGAAGCATGCAAACCAA ACCTCTGTTTTTGGTTTTAAGGCGATGAGAATGCACGAGTCGGCTGATCCACCATTTGAGACAACATACAAGAGGCTACTGGAGAAGGTGATGGCGGCGCCGGAAGTGTCGGGCGTGGCGGAATGTGAGCTTCCGATGATTGATCTAAACGAGCTGAAGATGGGCGAGTTGTCGAAGAGAGAATGCAAGAAGAAGATGGCCCAAGCTTCGCAGGAATGGGGTTTTTTCCAAGTGGTAAATCATGGGATTTGTAAAGATGTTTTGGAGAAGATGAGGGAGGAGCAAGTGAAGCTCTTCGCCAAGCCCTTCTCCGACAAGGCGGCGTACAAGGGGAGCTACCGGTGGGGGACGCCCTCCGCCACCTGCCTCGCCCAGCTCTCCTGGTCGGAGGCTTTTCATGTCTCCGTCAGCGACCTACTCTCCTCACTCAACTTCCACCCTAATCTCAG CTCAATAATGAGGCAATATGCGAGGATGGTGTCTGAATTGTCACAGAAATTGGTGGAGATATTGGCATCAGAATTGGGGCAGAAATCAGATTTCTTCAAAGAGAAATGTGTGGAGAGCACATGTTACCTGAGATTAAACAGATACCCAGCGTGCCCAATTTCCCCAGATATGTTTGGAATAATGGCACACACTGATAGTGACTTCATCACAGTGTTGCACCAAGACCAAATCGGTGGACTCCAGCTCGTCAAAGATGGCAGCTGGTTTGCCGTTAAACCTAATCCCCAAGCCCTTGTTATCAACATTGGTGATTTGTTTCAG GCGTGGAGTAATAATGTGTATAAAAGCGTGGAGCATAGGGTAGTGGCGAACCCTGTATATGAAAGGTTCTCAACGGCATACTTCTTCTGCCCATCATACGACACCGTGATAGCAAGTGGCGTTGAGCCTTGTGTTTATAAAAGCTTCACCTTTGTAGAATACAGAAAACAAGTCCAACAAGATGTCAAGTTTTTTGGCCACAAAATTGGACTCCCCAGATTTCTTCTACAAACTCACTAG
- the LOC121802692 gene encoding gibberellin 2-beta-dioxygenase 8-like isoform X2: MVASENDSKHANQAMRMHESADPPFETTYKRLLEKVMAAPEVSGVAECELPMIDLNELKMGELSKRECKKKMAQASQEWGFFQVVNHGICKDVLEKMREEQVKLFAKPFSDKAAYKGSYRWGTPSATCLAQLSWSEAFHVSVSDLLSSLNFHPNLSSIMRQYARMVSELSQKLVEILASELGQKSDFFKEKCVESTCYLRLNRYPACPISPDMFGIMAHTDSDFITVLHQDQIGGLQLVKDGSWFAVKPNPQALVINIGDLFQAWSNNVYKSVEHRVVANPVYERFSTAYFFCPSYDTVIASGVEPCVYKSFTFVEYRKQVQQDVKFFGHKIGLPRFLLQTH, translated from the exons ATGGTGGCCTCTGAGAATGACTCGAAGCATGCAAACCAA GCGATGAGAATGCACGAGTCGGCTGATCCACCATTTGAGACAACATACAAGAGGCTACTGGAGAAGGTGATGGCGGCGCCGGAAGTGTCGGGCGTGGCGGAATGTGAGCTTCCGATGATTGATCTAAACGAGCTGAAGATGGGCGAGTTGTCGAAGAGAGAATGCAAGAAGAAGATGGCCCAAGCTTCGCAGGAATGGGGTTTTTTCCAAGTGGTAAATCATGGGATTTGTAAAGATGTTTTGGAGAAGATGAGGGAGGAGCAAGTGAAGCTCTTCGCCAAGCCCTTCTCCGACAAGGCGGCGTACAAGGGGAGCTACCGGTGGGGGACGCCCTCCGCCACCTGCCTCGCCCAGCTCTCCTGGTCGGAGGCTTTTCATGTCTCCGTCAGCGACCTACTCTCCTCACTCAACTTCCACCCTAATCTCAG CTCAATAATGAGGCAATATGCGAGGATGGTGTCTGAATTGTCACAGAAATTGGTGGAGATATTGGCATCAGAATTGGGGCAGAAATCAGATTTCTTCAAAGAGAAATGTGTGGAGAGCACATGTTACCTGAGATTAAACAGATACCCAGCGTGCCCAATTTCCCCAGATATGTTTGGAATAATGGCACACACTGATAGTGACTTCATCACAGTGTTGCACCAAGACCAAATCGGTGGACTCCAGCTCGTCAAAGATGGCAGCTGGTTTGCCGTTAAACCTAATCCCCAAGCCCTTGTTATCAACATTGGTGATTTGTTTCAG GCGTGGAGTAATAATGTGTATAAAAGCGTGGAGCATAGGGTAGTGGCGAACCCTGTATATGAAAGGTTCTCAACGGCATACTTCTTCTGCCCATCATACGACACCGTGATAGCAAGTGGCGTTGAGCCTTGTGTTTATAAAAGCTTCACCTTTGTAGAATACAGAAAACAAGTCCAACAAGATGTCAAGTTTTTTGGCCACAAAATTGGACTCCCCAGATTTCTTCTACAAACTCACTAG
- the LOC121803454 gene encoding cysteine-rich PDZ-binding protein-like, which produces MVCEKCEKKLGKVIVPDKWKDGAHNTTEGGDRKINENKLLSKKNRWAPYGQSKCTICKQQVHQNGKYCHTCAYSKGVCAMCGKQVLDTKLYKQSNV; this is translated from the exons ATGGTCTGCGAAAAGT GCGAGAAGAAGCTAGGGAAGGTGATCGTGCCTGACAAGTGGAAGGACGGGGCCCACAACACTACCGAAGGCGGCGACCGTAAGATCAACGAGAACAAGCTCCTCTCCAAGAAAAATAG ATGGGCGCCTTATGGACAATCAAAGTGTACCATATGCAAGCAGCAAGTTCACCAGAATGGAAAGTATTGCCATACATGTGCGTACAGTAAAG GAGTGTGTGCGATGTGTGGAAAACAAGTGCTTGACACCAAGCTCTACAAGCAGAGTAATGTATGA
- the LOC121805522 gene encoding CRIB domain-containing protein RIC10-like isoform X1: protein MAFTATCLRAGSDLLWLLAKEEPTPFDKLVVLHYLIVHANFFLIRTASQMGTKMKGIYKGVKYSITQMFVKEPELEIGDPTDVKHVAHIGMDGSSGNAPSWMNEYKTESDFAATSLGNSVSGSGSAGTSPWSSRELGESQSGETSMEVAGVKKKKKKERRRKPRSSNSSQSNNGSCSSRPSRQGKPKTKFIEDNAKTTNIQVV from the exons ATGGCATTCACGGCTACATGCCTACGAGCTGGCAGTGATCTTCTCTGGCTTTTG GCAAAGGAGGAACCAACCCCTTTTGACAAATTGGTGGTTCTTCATTATCTTATAGTGCACGCCAATTTCTTTCTAATCCGCACGGCTTCCCAAATGGGAACCAAAATGAAGGGGATATATAAAGGAGTCAAATACAGCATCACTCAAATGTTTG TTAAGGAGCCAGAACTGGAAATTGGGGACCCCACTGATGTGAAGCATGTAGCACATATTGGGATGGATGGTTCCTCCGGAAATGCACCCTCTTGG ATGAATGAGTACAAGACGGAGAGTGATTTCGCAGCAACATCCCTTGGTAATTCTGTCTCCGGTTCGGGATCGGCCGGCACGTCTCCCTGGTCATCTCGAG AACTTGGTGAATCCCAATCGGGTGAAACCTCAATGGAGGTTGCTGgcgtgaagaagaagaagaagaaggagaggagGAGGAAACCGAGATCAAGTAACTCTTCTCAATCCAACAACGGCTCTTGTTCATCAAGGCCTTCAAGGCAAGGAAAGCCAAAAACCAAATTCATTGAAGACAACGCCAAAACAACAAACATCCAAGTTGTATAA
- the LOC121805522 gene encoding CRIB domain-containing protein RIC10-like isoform X2, whose translation MAFTATCLRAGSDLLWLLAKEEPTPFDKLVVLHYLIVHANFFLIRTASQMGTKMKGIYKGVKYSITQMFVKEPELEIGDPTDVKHVAHIGMDGSSGNAPSWMNEYKTESDFAATSLELGESQSGETSMEVAGVKKKKKKERRRKPRSSNSSQSNNGSCSSRPSRQGKPKTKFIEDNAKTTNIQVV comes from the exons ATGGCATTCACGGCTACATGCCTACGAGCTGGCAGTGATCTTCTCTGGCTTTTG GCAAAGGAGGAACCAACCCCTTTTGACAAATTGGTGGTTCTTCATTATCTTATAGTGCACGCCAATTTCTTTCTAATCCGCACGGCTTCCCAAATGGGAACCAAAATGAAGGGGATATATAAAGGAGTCAAATACAGCATCACTCAAATGTTTG TTAAGGAGCCAGAACTGGAAATTGGGGACCCCACTGATGTGAAGCATGTAGCACATATTGGGATGGATGGTTCCTCCGGAAATGCACCCTCTTGG ATGAATGAGTACAAGACGGAGAGTGATTTCGCAGCAACATCCCTTG AACTTGGTGAATCCCAATCGGGTGAAACCTCAATGGAGGTTGCTGgcgtgaagaagaagaagaagaaggagaggagGAGGAAACCGAGATCAAGTAACTCTTCTCAATCCAACAACGGCTCTTGTTCATCAAGGCCTTCAAGGCAAGGAAAGCCAAAAACCAAATTCATTGAAGACAACGCCAAAACAACAAACATCCAAGTTGTATAA
- the LOC121802717 gene encoding homeobox-leucine zipper protein MERISTEM L1-like, with amino-acid sequence MFQPNMFESHHHLLEMGSKPHENEDYESKSGTDNMEAPSGDDQDPNDRPKKKPYHRHTQHQIQEMESFFKECPHPDDKQRKELGRRLGLVPLQVKFWFQNKRTQMKSQHERNENTQLRDENEKLRAENIRYKEALGSVSCPNCGGPASVGEMSFDEQHLRIENARLREEIDRISGIAAKYVGKSMLSYPQLLSGASGEIFGVSDLLRSIPGPSEADKPMIIELAVAAMEELIRMAQTGEPLWVPNSDGLGEVLSEDEYMKTFPRGIGPKPLGLRSEASRESGVVIMNHINLVEILMDTNQWSSVFSSIVSRATTLEVLSTGVAGNYNGALQVMTAEFQVPSPLVPTREIYFARYCKQHGDGTWAVVDVSLDNLRPATISKCRRRPSGCLIQEMPNGYSKVTWVEHAEVDDRAVHNIYKLLVNSGLAFGARRWVATLDRQCGRLASVMAINISSGDVGVISSPKGRKSMLKLAERMVMSFCTGVGASTAHTWTMLSGSGADDVRVMSRKSMDDPGRPPGIVLSAATSFWLPVPPNQIFDFLRNENSRNEWDILSNGGLVQEMAHIANGRDPGNSVSLLRVNSPNSSQSNMLILQESCSDATGSYVIYAPVDIMAMNVVLSGGDPDYVALLPSGFAILPDGDNNQTRGISEVGSLLTVAFQILVDSVPTAKLSLGSVATVNSLIKCTVERIKGAVLNDAA; translated from the exons ATGTTTCAACCGAATATGTTCGAGAGCCACCACCATCTACTGGAAATGGGGAGTAAACCCCATGAAAATGAGGACTATGAGAGCAAGTCCGGCACCGACAACATGGAGGCGCCATCAGGCGACGATCAGGACCCCAACGACCGCCCCAAGAAGAAGCCGTATCACCGCCACACCCAGCATCAGATCCAAGAAATGGAATC GTTTTTCAAGGAGTGCCCTCATCCCGATGATAAACAGAGGAAGGAGCTCGGACGTCGATTAGGGTTAGTGCCTCTTCAAGTTAAGTTTTGGTTTCAAAACAAGCGAACCCAGATGAAG TCTCAACACGAGAGAAATGAGAACACGCAGCTGAGAGACGAGAACGAGAAGCTCCGGGCGGAGAATATTAGGTACAAGGAGGCTCTTGGCAGCGTCTCCTGCCCCAACTGCGGTGGCCCAGCCTCTGTTGGGGAGATGTCGTTCGACGAGCAGCACCTGAGGATTGAGAATGCACGCTTGAGAGAAGAG ATTGATAGGATTTCTGGGATAGCTGCAAAGTATGTAGGAAAGTCAATGCTATCATACCCTCAGCTCTTATCTGGAGCATCTGGGGAAATTTTCGGAGTTTCTGATCTTCTCAGGTCCATACCCGGGCCGTCTGAAGCTGACAAGCCGATGATCATCGAGCTAGCAGTTGCAGCCATGGAGGAACTCATCAGAATGGCTCAAACTGGGGAGCCACTTTGGGTTCCCAACAGTGACGGCTTGGGTGAAGTGTTGAGTGAAGATGAGTACATGAAGACTTTCCCACGAGGGATTGGCCCGAAGCCGTTGGGGTTGAGATCCGAAGCTTCAAGAGAGTCGGGTGTGGTGATCATGAACCACATCAACCTCGTCGAGATCCTCATGGACACA AATCAGTGGTCCAGTGTGTTTTCAAGTATTGTTTCCAGAGCAACGACTCTCGAGGTGCTGTCCACGGGCGTTGCAGGGAACTACAACGGAGCTCTGCAAGTG ATGACTGCTGAGTTCCAAGTCCCTTCTCCATTGGTCCCAACTCGAGAGATTTACTTTGCGAGATATTGCAAACAACACGGCGATGGAACTTGGGCAGTGGTTGATGTCTCTTTGGACAACCTCAGACCTGCGACCATATCAAAATGCAGGCGAAGGCCATCTGGTTGTTTGATTCAAGAAATGCCCAACGGCTACTCCAAG GTGACATGGGTTGAACATGCAGAGGTTGATGATAGAGCTGTGCATAATATCTACAAACTATTAGTGAATTCTGGCCTTGCATTTGGAGCCCGACGATGGGTGGCAACACTAGACAGGCAATGTGGGCGACTGGCTAGTGTTATGGCAATCAATATTTCATCTGGAGATGTAGGAg TCATATCTTCTCCCAAGGGTAGAAAGAGCATGCTGAAGCTTGCTGAGAGGATGGTGATGAGCTTTTGCACCGGCGTGGGTGCCTCGACTGCACACACATGGACCATGCTTTCCGGGAGTGGAGCCGATGATGTGAGAGTGATGAGTAGGAAGAGCATGGATGATCCTGGGAGACCTCCTGGGATCGTGCTCAGCGCTGCAACCTCATTCTGGCTCCCCGTCCCCCCAAATCAAATCTTCGATTTCCTGCGCAATGAGAATTCAAGAAATGAG TGGGACATTCTCTCAAATGGTGGCCTTGTTCAAGAAATGGCACACATTGCTAATGGCCGTGATCCAGGAAACTCCGTGTCTCTCCTGCGTGTTAAC AGTCCCAACTCGAGCCAGAGCAATATGCTAATACTGCAGGAGAGCTGCAGCGATGCCACTGGCTCCTACGTTATCTATGCTCCCGTAGACATCATGGCCATGAATGTGGTCTTAAGCGGTGGAGATCCCGACTACGTGGCCCTCTTGCCATCGGGATTTGCCATACTACCCGATGGAGACAACAACCAAACGAGGGGGATCAGTGAGGTCGGATCCTTGCTCACTGTTGCCTTCCAGATATTGGTCGATTCCGTCCCAACCGCCAAGCTCTCTTTGGGCTCCGTCGCAACCGTCAACAGCCTTATCAAATGCACGGTAGAAAGGATCAAAGGCGCAGTACTAAACGATGCTGCGTGA